The Triticum aestivum cultivar Chinese Spring chromosome 7B, IWGSC CS RefSeq v2.1, whole genome shotgun sequence genome window below encodes:
- the LOC123159238 gene encoding uncharacterized protein produces the protein MLLENPQTTHLNTHTKKLPLMATKAPSCSTRFRSPASAVWFLPAAVFILLLLLLRRPTMDPYAPASPRGPVSSRRADLYGRMARDLDERGAAFLKGGETSQSLTLSDLFDVRDGAVVPKLKAADPPVRANVLYLEPVFAAEIAKAVKEVFLPYFDKAIWFQNLSMYHFSMFHASHHLEPILATKDEIEAEVDAVKGVTEAVCPLKISLDRVVLTSTGVLLGLWQVESGTDPADIRSKLREALPRAPQKQLYDPVLLHTSFARILGPPKLPQQEDTSSFSHIKFFHDLVAQVNGKIRGFQAKVSELWYVEEYDVLALALNGKMRVRRLHLGCNEGQDN, from the exons ATGCTACTAGAGAATCCACAGACCACACACctgaacacacacacaaaaaagctGCCTTTGATGGCCACCAAGGCCCCGAGCTGCTCCACCCGCTTCAGATCTCCGGCCAGCGCCGTTTGGTTCCTGCCGGCCGCCGTCTTCATCCTCCTGCTCCTCCTTCTGCGCCGCCCGACCATGGACCCCTATGCTCCCGCTTCTCCTCGTGGTCCCGTGTCTTCCCGGCGCGCCGATCTGTACGGCAGGATGGCTCGGGACCTTGATGAGCGCGGCGCGGCGTTCTTGAAGGGCGGCGAGACGTCGCAGTCCCTCACGCTCTCGGACCTCTTCGACGTCAGGGACGGCGCCGTCGTGCCCAAGCTCAAG GCCGCCGACCCGCCGGTGCGTGCAAACGTGCTCTACCTGGAGCCGGTGTTCGCCGCCGAGATAGC GAAGGCTGTGAAGGAAGTATTTCTTCCTTATTTTGATAAAG CTATCTGGTTCCAAAATTTGAGCATGTATCACTTCAGTATGTTTCATGCCTCCCATCATCTGGAGCCAATCTTAGCAACCAAGGATGAG ATTGAAGCCGAAGTCGATGCTGTAAAAGGAGTTACTGAGGCTGTTTGTCCCCTTAAAATTTCCTTGGATCGAGTGGTTTTGACGTCAACTGGAGTTCTTCTTGGCCTGTGGCAG GTTGAATCTGGTACTGATCCTGCCGACATCCGCTCAAAATTGAGAGAAGCTCTACCTCGAGCACCCCAAAAGCAGTTG TATGATCCTGTTCTCCTCCACACATCCTTTGCGCGAATTCTGGGACCTCCTAAGCTCCCACAACAG GAGGACACATCATCTTTCAGTCACATCAAATTCTTCCATGACCTCGTTGCACAGGTTAATGGGAAAATCCGTGGCTTCCAG GCAAAGGTATCAGAGCTGTGGTATGTAGAGGAGTACGATGTGCTAGCCCTAGCACTGAATGGAAAGATGAGAGTGCGGAGGCTCCACCTTGGCTGCAATGAGGGCCAAGATAACTGA